Proteins from one Ascaphus truei isolate aAscTru1 chromosome 19, aAscTru1.hap1, whole genome shotgun sequence genomic window:
- the TMEM170A gene encoding transmembrane protein 170A isoform X1 produces the protein MESGGGGGGGGGGLGGEAGLLQQILSLRLVPRAGNETVCPSPSTLCSFPEMWYGVFLWAVVSSLFFHIPAGLLGLFTLRHHKYGRFMSVGILLMGIVGPISAGILTSAAIAGVYRAAAKEMIPFEALLLGVGQTFCVLIVSFLRILATL, from the exons ATGGAGAGCGGTGGTGGAGGTGGTGGAGGCGGAGGAGGGCTGGGCGGTGAAGCCGGGCTCCTGCAGCAGATCCTGAGCCTCCGCCTGGTGCCGCGGGCTGGAAATGAGACGGTGTGCCCCAGCCCCAGCACCCTGTGCTCCTTCCCGG AGATGTGGTACGGTGTGTTCCTCTGGGCAGTggtctcttctctcttcttccaCATACCTGCGGGACTTCTCGGCCTTTTCACTCTCCGACACCACAAGTACGGAAGGTTCATGTCAGTGGGAATCCTACTGATGGGCATTGTGGGACCAATATCTGCTGGGATTTTAACAA GTGCAGCCATCGCTGGGGTGTACAGAGCAGCTGCTAAGGAAATGATCCCTTTTGAAGCGCTCCTCCTTGGGGTGGGGCAGACTTTCTGTGTGCTGATTGTTTCATTTTTAAGGATTTTAGCAACTTTATAA
- the TMEM170A gene encoding transmembrane protein 170A isoform X2, with protein sequence MRRCAPAPAPCAPSRDVRRYRAEIMLHNLLGIPSSVEMWYGVFLWAVVSSLFFHIPAGLLGLFTLRHHKYGRFMSVGILLMGIVGPISAGILTSAAIAGVYRAAAKEMIPFEALLLGVGQTFCVLIVSFLRILATL encoded by the exons ATGAGACGGTGTGCCCCAGCCCCAGCACCCTGTGCTCCTTCCCGG GATGTACGGAGGTACAGGGCTGAAATTATGCTACATAATTTATTAGGTATTCCATCCAGTGTTG AGATGTGGTACGGTGTGTTCCTCTGGGCAGTggtctcttctctcttcttccaCATACCTGCGGGACTTCTCGGCCTTTTCACTCTCCGACACCACAAGTACGGAAGGTTCATGTCAGTGGGAATCCTACTGATGGGCATTGTGGGACCAATATCTGCTGGGATTTTAACAA GTGCAGCCATCGCTGGGGTGTACAGAGCAGCTGCTAAGGAAATGATCCCTTTTGAAGCGCTCCTCCTTGGGGTGGGGCAGACTTTCTGTGTGCTGATTGTTTCATTTTTAAGGATTTTAGCAACTTTATAA